Proteins encoded by one window of Lycium barbarum isolate Lr01 chromosome 11, ASM1917538v2, whole genome shotgun sequence:
- the LOC132617343 gene encoding putative transcription factor bHLH041 — protein MDSIFFLEEGDRAVFLLKIMESFGCTYICLWQYFQPSNIFMSFGGIYNGENDVAQRLFEEYKHSLLIMDNGRIPGLAFKNNLPYMALQFADLQTHASNPVQLQFYQEAGIKTTIWMGCTIGEIELGMTSSPQVNLEMGMKHLLAEYFSNQAAATAAAAARRGLPHHQTLLPIDQNRPSPSSSFSLDSPGEYSSLLFNVSSTSYVPEPPRTDTFSEQTIRPVSATAMSYQQQAIQTFQFPRVETEDAALTRAYLAVMTSPSSSSSSHQSRENVATEHYQVATQKATAFRRFRSGLGPNTNLQIAARTRRENILRRSITFFRNLNMMKRQEQIQASPRAPSSNQVHHMISERRRREKLNDSFQLLRSLLPPGTKKDKASVLANTTEYLSSLKAQVEELSKKNEMLEAQVKPQMKSDAISSSSFDGNERVAVEIINVGESTSESRIMDLQVSVRGECSMLDLVTRLLEFLKTDNQVSLESVAANTRPMVQSAPVTTHITLRIRIEGSEWDESAFEEAVKRVVGDLA, from the exons ATGGACTCCATCTTCTTCCTTGAAGAAGGAGACCGCGCCGTCTTTCTCTTAAAGATAATGGAGTCCTTTGGTTGCACTTACATATGCCTCTGGCAATACTTCCAACCTTCTAA CATTTTCATGTCCTTTGGTGGAATCTACAATGGAGAAAATGATGTTGCCCAGAGGCTATTTGAAGAATATAAGCATTCATTGCTTATCATGGATAATGG CCGCATTCCAGGACTCGCTTTCAAGAACAATCTTCCTTATATGGCGCTGCAGTTTGCAGATCTTCAAACACATGCATCCAATCCGGTGCAGCTTCAATTCTATCAG GAAGCTGGGATCAAG ACAACTATCTGGATGGGGTGCACCATAGGAGAAATTGAGCTTGGAATGACTTCTAGCCCTCAA GTAAACTTGGAAATGGGGATGAAACACTTGTTGGCCGAATATTTCTCAAATCAAGCGGCGgcgacagcagcagcagcagcaagacGAGGGCTTCCTCATCATCAGACATTGCTGCCAATTGATCAAAATAGGCCATCACCATCTTCATCTTTCTCTCTCGATAGCCCGGGAGAATACTCATCACTTCTCTTCAATGTATCTAGCACGTCGTATGTACCAGAACCACCCCGAACGGATACCTTTTCCGAGCAGACCATAAGACCAGTTTCTGCCACTGCCATGTCATACCAGCAGCAAGCTATTCAGACATTTCAATTCCCGAGAGTAGAAACCGAAGATGCTGCATTGACAAGAGCGTATCTAGCGGTCATGACATCACCTTCTTCTTCCTCGTCCTCTCACCAATCGCGAGAAAATGTAGCAACAGAGCATTATCAAGTAGCAACACAAAAGGCCACTGCATTCAGAAGGTTTAGATCGGGTTTAGGTCCTAATACTAATTTGCAAATAGCAGCCAGAACTCGACGAGAAAACATCTTGAGAAGATCCATTACATTCTTCAGGAatttaaatatgatgaaaaggcaAGAACAAATCCAGGCGAGCCCACGTGCCCCCTCTAGCAATCAGGTTCATCACATGATTTCAGAAAGAAGAAGACGAGAAAAGCTTAACGATAGTTTTCAACTACTTAGATCTTTACTCCCACCTGGTACAAAG AAGGACAAAGCATCAGTTCTTGCCAATACAACAGAATACTTAAGTTCTTTGAAAGCTCAAGTGGAAGAACTTAGTAAAAAGAATGAAATGCTGGAAGCACAAGTTAAACCTCAGATGAAATCAGATGCCATTAGCTCCTCCTCATTTGATGGAAATGAAAGGGTAGCTGTTGAAATAATAAATGTAGGTGAATCAACATCAGAATCAAGAATAATGGACTTGCAAGTTTCAGTAAGAGGAGAATGCAGCATGTTGGATTTGGTTACTCGTTTGCTGGAATTCTTGAAAACTGACAACCAGGTAAGCTTAGAGTCAGTAGCAGCAAACACCAGGCCGATGGTTCAATCAGCACCAGTAACAACACACATAACTTTGAGAATTAGAATTGAG GGTAGTGAATGGGACGAGTCTGCTTTCGAGGAAGCAGTGAAAAGGGTTGTTGGTGACTTGGCATAG